In the genome of Altererythrobacter sp. TH136, one region contains:
- a CDS encoding peroxiredoxin, with protein MTIKVGDKLPDVKLVKATENGPEAVQSSDYFAGKKVALFSVPGAFTPTCSARHLPGYVDKAQDLKSKGVDEIVATSVNDAFVLGAWNKSAGSDDITMLADGNGDFAEALGLTMDGSGFGLGKRGQRFSMIVDDGVVKELNVEQPGDFSVSSAEHLLEQL; from the coding sequence ATGACGATCAAGGTGGGCGACAAGCTGCCCGACGTGAAGCTGGTGAAGGCGACCGAAAACGGGCCCGAAGCGGTGCAGAGCTCCGACTATTTCGCGGGCAAGAAGGTTGCGCTGTTCTCGGTGCCCGGCGCGTTCACGCCGACCTGCTCGGCGCGCCATCTTCCGGGATATGTCGACAAGGCGCAGGATCTGAAATCGAAGGGCGTGGACGAGATCGTCGCGACCTCGGTCAACGACGCGTTCGTGCTCGGCGCCTGGAACAAGTCCGCCGGCAGCGACGACATCACGATGCTGGCTGACGGCAACGGCGACTTTGCCGAAGCGCTCGGCCTGACGATGGACGGCTCGGGCTTCGGGCTTGGCAAGCGCGGTCAGCGGTTCTCGATGATCGTCGATGATGGCGTGGTGAAGGAGCTCAACGTCGAACAGCCCGGCGATTTCTCCGTGTCCAGCGCAGAGCACCTGCTCGAACAGCTTTAG
- a CDS encoding phosphatase PAP2 family protein — protein MNGLLAARAIALEHSPTPPTATWTARHGLTSLLAIVLGSAAMLAGAILMVTGTSLEWAVFARFAALATGMALVSLWCSKRQLDPRMAAAAAIVAAAILSLMFCAVISHVGLKLEAPLMDARLARADAALGFHVDRAVRAAAYSPHLIDVLAFVYNASGVVVVALILAVLGTGSTGRAWELTATIVIAMQVVAALSILMPAIGAMHHFGLGDLQGRGLPVGAGVYHLQGFAHFYGGSDPVARLSDMTGLVTFPSFHTVLALMATQALAPTRLRWVGVAWTSMVIVSTVPVGGHYAVDLAAGFVIWALAAAISQRVSTPSA, from the coding sequence ATGAACGGGCTTCTCGCCGCACGCGCCATCGCACTGGAGCATTCCCCCACGCCCCCCACGGCGACGTGGACCGCGCGGCATGGCCTGACCTCGCTGCTGGCGATCGTGCTGGGGAGTGCCGCGATGCTCGCGGGCGCCATCCTGATGGTTACCGGCACGTCTCTCGAGTGGGCCGTGTTCGCCCGGTTCGCCGCCCTGGCGACCGGGATGGCCCTGGTATCGTTATGGTGCAGCAAACGGCAGCTCGATCCGCGGATGGCGGCCGCTGCAGCGATCGTCGCGGCGGCGATCCTCTCGCTGATGTTCTGCGCGGTCATCTCGCATGTGGGCCTCAAGCTGGAGGCGCCCCTGATGGATGCGCGTTTGGCCCGGGCCGACGCCGCGCTGGGGTTTCATGTCGATCGGGCAGTCCGTGCGGCGGCGTACAGTCCGCACCTGATCGACGTGCTGGCGTTTGTGTACAACGCTTCGGGAGTTGTCGTCGTGGCGCTGATACTCGCGGTTCTCGGGACCGGAAGCACCGGCCGCGCGTGGGAGCTTACCGCGACCATCGTGATCGCCATGCAGGTTGTCGCCGCGCTATCGATCCTGATGCCGGCCATCGGTGCCATGCACCACTTCGGCTTGGGCGACCTGCAGGGCCGGGGCCTGCCGGTGGGGGCTGGCGTCTATCACCTTCAGGGCTTCGCGCACTTTTACGGCGGGAGCGATCCTGTCGCTCGGCTGAGCGACATGACCGGTCTTGTCACCTTTCCGTCGTTTCACACCGTGCTGGCGCTGATGGCGACGCAAGCACTCGCCCCCACCCGCCTCCGCTGGGTGGGAGTGGCCTGGACGAGCATGGTCATCGTCTCGACCGTTCCGGTGGGCGGGCATTACGCTGTCGATCTTGCCGCCGGCTTTGTCATCTGGGCCTTGGCCGCCGCGATCAGCCAGCGGGTTAGTACCCCATCAGCTTGA
- the folE gene encoding GTP cyclohydrolase I FolE, with protein MSSLVGPDEDTDDGKPPVPADVQEAIRTVIRWAGDDPSREGLLDTPKRVARAWKEYCLGYAEDPSVHLSRVFDEVGGYNEIVLLKDIPFQSHCEHHMAPIIGKAAIAYLPNDRVVGISKLARVLHGFARRLQVQERLTAQVADCIWNHLHPQGVAVVIEAAHSCMTARGVRTPGVSMITSRMMGTFLDDPRSREEVLKLMGY; from the coding sequence ATGAGCAGCCTGGTCGGTCCGGACGAGGACACCGATGACGGCAAGCCGCCGGTGCCCGCGGACGTGCAGGAAGCAATCCGCACCGTGATCCGCTGGGCGGGCGACGACCCGTCGCGCGAAGGTCTGCTCGATACTCCCAAGCGCGTTGCCCGGGCGTGGAAGGAATACTGCCTCGGCTATGCCGAAGACCCTTCGGTCCACCTCAGCCGCGTGTTTGACGAAGTGGGCGGGTACAACGAGATCGTCCTGCTGAAGGACATCCCATTCCAGAGCCACTGCGAACACCACATGGCGCCGATCATCGGCAAGGCCGCGATCGCCTATCTGCCCAATGACCGGGTGGTCGGCATCAGCAAGCTGGCACGGGTTCTCCACGGGTTCGCGCGCCGGTTGCAGGTGCAGGAGCGGCTGACGGCACAAGTGGCGGACTGCATCTGGAACCACCTCCACCCCCAGGGTGTGGCGGTAGTGATCGAGGCGGCGCACAGCTGCATGACCGCGCGCGGGGTGCGCACGCCGGGCGTGAGCATGATTACCAGCCGGATGATGGGCACTTTTCTTGACGACCCGCGCAGCCGCGAGGAAGTGCTCAAGCTGATGGGGTACTAA
- a CDS encoding phospholipase D-like domain-containing protein: MAKPPEQHQGPAFDDNSVAPGVWKFAKVERASVVVDAEDYFALMQRAMLKAQRRVMLVGWDFDTRIHLAVGRRWFSRPFRRNHPRRLGSFLLWLARRHKKVEIRILKWGMGVFQFVARGYMFIDVIRMASYERIKFNFDSHHPVGCSHHQKIAVLDDRLAVCGGIDMTMDRWDTRAHDETDRRRRRPHGRKYGPWHDATMMMEGDAARELGRLCRDRWVKAGGKQLSEIDIPDDSLWPEELPVQFENVEIGIARTRAKYDGDVAVNEIEDLLLQQISAAKRFIYSENQYFTSPKIAEAIARRLKEDDPPEIVMVQPQTADGWLEQQAMDHARNCLLHSLQEIDHKKRFGLFTPYTGETSIYVHAKLTIFDDQVLRIGSANFNNRSMGLDSECDVFIDCNRPGNAHACDGIAALRHSLLAEHCGLSDAEVASALDDAGGSMLRLIEQHGARNARQLRRFDPPELGAIEETLAGSQVLDPERPEEMFEPFAKGGLLKQGSLMKRAYERAKKGIRR, translated from the coding sequence TTGGCAAAGCCGCCGGAACAACATCAGGGTCCCGCCTTCGATGACAACTCGGTCGCGCCCGGCGTGTGGAAGTTCGCGAAGGTCGAGCGCGCCAGTGTCGTCGTGGATGCGGAAGATTATTTCGCCCTCATGCAGCGGGCGATGCTGAAGGCACAACGCCGCGTCATGCTGGTCGGGTGGGACTTCGACACGCGTATCCACCTTGCAGTCGGTCGCCGTTGGTTCAGCCGGCCGTTCCGGCGAAACCATCCCCGCCGCTTGGGTAGCTTCCTCCTGTGGCTGGCCCGCCGCCACAAGAAGGTGGAAATCCGGATCCTCAAATGGGGGATGGGCGTGTTTCAGTTCGTCGCCCGCGGATACATGTTCATCGATGTGATCCGCATGGCCAGCTACGAACGGATCAAGTTCAACTTCGACAGCCATCACCCGGTCGGCTGCTCCCATCACCAGAAGATCGCGGTGCTCGATGATCGCCTCGCGGTCTGCGGCGGGATCGACATGACGATGGATCGCTGGGACACCCGTGCGCACGATGAAACGGACCGCCGGCGCCGGCGGCCGCACGGTCGCAAGTACGGTCCGTGGCACGATGCGACGATGATGATGGAAGGCGACGCGGCACGCGAACTGGGCCGGCTGTGCCGTGACCGCTGGGTCAAGGCGGGCGGCAAGCAATTGAGCGAGATCGACATACCGGACGACAGCCTGTGGCCCGAGGAACTGCCGGTGCAGTTCGAGAACGTCGAGATCGGTATCGCCCGCACTCGTGCCAAGTACGATGGCGACGTCGCGGTGAACGAGATCGAGGACCTGCTGCTGCAGCAAATCTCCGCGGCCAAGCGCTTCATTTATTCTGAAAACCAGTACTTCACCTCGCCGAAGATCGCCGAAGCGATCGCTCGCCGCCTGAAGGAAGACGATCCGCCCGAGATTGTCATGGTGCAACCCCAGACGGCTGACGGCTGGCTTGAACAGCAGGCGATGGACCACGCGCGCAACTGCCTGCTGCACTCTCTCCAAGAAATCGACCACAAGAAGCGGTTCGGCCTGTTCACACCCTACACGGGTGAAACGAGCATCTATGTCCACGCCAAGCTGACGATCTTCGACGATCAGGTCCTGCGGATCGGATCGGCGAACTTCAACAACCGGTCGATGGGGCTGGACAGCGAATGCGACGTGTTCATCGACTGCAATCGTCCCGGCAATGCGCACGCATGCGACGGCATCGCCGCACTGCGGCATTCGCTGCTGGCGGAACACTGCGGGCTATCCGATGCCGAGGTGGCGTCCGCTCTGGATGACGCCGGGGGATCGATGCTCCGATTGATCGAGCAGCACGGCGCGCGCAACGCGCGTCAACTCCGGCGGTTTGATCCGCCCGAACTGGGCGCGATCGAGGAGACGCTGGCGGGATCGCAGGTGCTCGATCCCGAACGCCCCGAAGAGATGTTCGAACCGTTTGCCAAGGGCGGCTTGCTCAAGCAGGGGAGCCTGATGAAGCGGGCGTACGAGCGCGCCAAGAAGGGGATCCGCAGATGA